Proteins encoded together in one Bombyx mori chromosome 24, ASM3026992v2 window:
- the SOCS5 gene encoding suppressor of cytokine signaling 5, with amino-acid sequence MGQQTSRKSGECTCGCGAWERRRYAESPSSVQRYVSAVTDRRSRVLSRS; translated from the exons ATGGGACAGCAGACGTCCAGGAAAA GTGGAGAATGCACCTGTGGTTGTGGAGCCTGGGAAAGAAGACGCTATGCTGAATCACCCTCCAGTGTCCAGAGATATGTGAGCGCTGTAACAGACAG GCGGAGCCGCGTGCTGTCCAGATCCTGA